TCCAGCCCCATTACTTGAACTGTCGAACCTCTGCAAGTATCACGCCAGAGGATGTAACATCTCGACATTTATTTTACGCTGTAACTATTCCCTCTGACTATCCGGAGCTGCGCGTTTCATGCACTCGACAGTCGACACCGCGTCCAATCGTGGAGTCATTGCGCCATCAGCGACCCCAACCATGCCATACAAAACCACACTACAATGACTCGCTTCAAAAGAACATTTAAATAAAGTCCACGGTCGCAGGTGTGCGCATTGGAGTTTCCAATTTCTCCCTTAAACCCCTCCCAGAGAAATAGGTACCCAGAAAAATAGATGGCACCGCGCTACGACTCCATCGCCGTAATCGGCACCGGTCCCTCCGGAATATCGACAGTAAAAGCCCTCGTCGACGAAAACACCTTCTCACGGATCCGCGTCTTCGAGCGGCGCGACCGAGTCGGCGGGCTGTGGCATTACGATCCCATCCCAGACGTCTTCCCAACCCCCGGGGCGGCAGATATCCGCAACGAAATCCCCGACTCCCTGCCTACATTCACGGCGCCTGTGCCGGAGGATAAGACGGCTCGTACGGGCATTCATGATGCGCTGGATAGCAATGTCGGTGAGCATGCGATGTCTTTTACACACACGCCGTTTCCGCTGGTGAATTCTGCGGTCTCGACGAGACAGCTTGGAAGGGAGAATCCGAGCAGGCCGTTTCGAGTTATTACGGGGTATCTGGAGGATCTTGCGCGGCCGTATCTGGACCTTATCTCGTTTAGCACGGCTGTGGAGAGGGTTGAGAAGGTTGGTAGGAAGTGGAGGGTTACGCTGCGGCAGAAGGGCCATCACCAGAGGAATCAGCCCGTGGAGTACTGGTGGCAGGAGGAGTTTGATGCGGTGGTTGTGGCGTCGGGGCACTATAATGTGCCTCTTATCCCGGAGATTGAAGGTCTGGATGCTGCGTTTAAAGCAAGGCCAGCGAGTTTTGAACACTCGAAGAGCTTCCGGTCTGCGAATGACTACGTGGATAAAAAGGTTGTTGTAGTTGGAGGGAATATCTCTTCCGCAGACCTCGTTGCCGACTTGCACGCCATTGTGAAGGGCGCGTTATATGTCTCGCAGCGCAAGGAGAATGAGCTCCTGCACAATGTCTTCTCCCTACCGGGGGTTGAGAAGAGGCCTGGGGTCACCCGGGTTGATGCAGTGGCTGGAGGCGTCAAGGTCACCTTCAGCGATGGATCATCCGTGCAGGAcatcgacaagctcatctTCGCAACAGGATACCGGCTGGTCTACCCATTCCTGGTCCCAGACCCTGTTACACCCAGTAACCGGGTTGCCGGGCTCTACCAGCACATCTTCAAGATTGGGGATCCGTCTCTGGCCCTCGTCGGCCAGGTGCGTGGGGCTCTCAGCTTCCGGGTCTACGAGTACCAGGCTGTTGCAGTGGCACGATACTTTGCGAATACCAATGCGAAGCCTCTCCCCAGTCCCCGAGAGCAGGATGAATGGGAGGTGGAACGGCTGAAGTATAAAGGACCAACTGCTCTGTTCCATGAGATCAAGCCGGATTTTAAGGAGTACTTTGAGTATCTGCGGGAATTCTCAGGGTCACCAGCACAGGGGACAAAAGGATACGCATTGCCTGTGTTTGAGGATTCGTTGCCAGAGTTAGGGTTTGCGATTCTGCAGTTGAAGGACAAGTATTggcagaagatcaaggctgGCGGGGCAGTGCAGGCCAAGTTATGATCAGTCCTCATGATCCAGTTAATAATCTATACCAGTATCTTGATGTAGACACTTATACTCTGGATGTCGAAACAGGCAGGCGCATACATCAGCCTTGGTAGCTCTTTCCTTCGAAAGTAGAATTGCAAAGGAAGGAACGACTTCCTGTGGTTGCAGTTTCCTGATAATGTGAGACAATAATATACAGTCATTCCAGTTAGTAACCTATTGATGAATTAATCGAGATGCGTAATGCTCTTCTGTCAATGGCTGATGGCGATTTCTCCCCAGGAATTACGCTATGGACACCCAATATCACCACCGCGCATCATCGGCCTTTGGAACATCACTCTACTTATCGCCGACTGTCGGGTCTAATAGTGAACTGCTGATACTGATCAAACCAAGTCGTCACTTGAACTCTGCCATTGGAAATTATGTTGCAATATGTCGTCAGTGAGGGGTTGTGTACCTCCATTTCTCCAATGTATGGAGATCTGATAATACTCGTTGTACCAAGTACTCAGTAGATAGAGGGTGTGATTCAGGATTAGATGGTGCAATAGTGCTGGGATGGGATATAAGAAGCATCGGCCTTCAGCGGCGAAAAAGAATTATATACTCCCTGATTAAGTCAACCAGCGCACAGTGTATACATATAACCCACAATACATAACAATCATGGCCCCATCAGTCGAAGTAGCcaccccagctccagcccccGTCGACACAAAGGTCGAAACCCAGAAGGCTGCGACTGGTTCTGGCTACATCCGCGAGCCCCTTAAGTATTCCGGCTCACTGGATGAATATAAAAGCATCGACGTTACCCCCGTCATCGGACGGGAGTTTCCTGATGTCCAGCTCGTTGATATCCTCAACGACGACCAGAAGATCCGCGACCTGGCCATAACCGGTACGTTGAGCTCGCCATCAAATAGAAGCAGCTAACAGAGATAGTCTCTCGCCGCGGAGTCGTCTTCTTCCGGAACCAGAGTATCAACTCAGATGACCAGAAGATTCTAGGCCAGAAACTGGGTGAATTGACAGGGAAGCCTGCTACATCAAAGGTTGGCCATACAACTCCCAgcccaagctcaagctgaTAAACCGTGACAGCTCCATCGCCACGCGGTGAATAACGCCGGTAGAAAACTCACTGTCAACGAACACGGCAAGCTCGACGATGAAATCTCCGTCATCTCCTCCGAAACAAACCGGAAGTACTATGGAGATAGATTCGTGAACAACTCTCGCCACCTCGCTAGTGAGGGTTGGCACGCTGAGTGTGTATACCATCCTTCTAAAGAGATTAGATGTTAACAAATGCAGTATCACCTTCGAGAGAGTCCCCTCGGACTATGCAATCCTGAaaatcatccacaacccAGAAGACCAGACGGGTGGTGACACGCTCTGGGCATCTGGATATGAAGTCTACGATCGACTCTCGCCCGCAATCCAGGCTCTGGCGGATACTCTCAAGGCAACTCACCACCAGGTACGTATAATACAAACATATTAGCCATTCCTTGCTAACAAACCAGCCatccttcaacaacatcgccaaagAGCATGGAATCGAACTTATCGATGGGGACCGAGGTGCACCCGAGAACACCGGCTTCGATTTCAAAGCCTCCCAGTAAGCGACCTCAACCTTTAAATGGTAAAATTTATTGACAATATAGTCCCCTCGTCCGCACAAACCCCGTCACCGGCTGGAAGAGTCTTTTCGGGGCAGCAGGCCAAGTAGACAACGGCTGGATTGAAGACGTAACAAAGCGCGAGAGTCAGATCCTGAAGAAATACTGTAAGCGCTGCCCCAGGATGCTTTTAGGATTGCCAATACTGATATATAGCAGTCCGGCAACTCATTTCCGAGAACCATGACCTCCAAGTCAGATTCAAATGGGGGACAAATGACCTGGCTATCTGGGATAAGTAAGTCTAACCCATCGTTGTGCACCTGGACTgtagttaatataatctagtcGCTCTGTTTTCCATACTGCTACCAAGTAAGTATACCTTAACAGGTCTGTACGAACAAATGGACTAATGTATTGCAGCGACTATGATGGAAAGCGACAGGGAAACCGCGTAGTCTCACTGGGAGAAATACCATACTACGACCCTGCGTCCAAGTCTAGACGTGAGGCGTTGGCAGCTGAAGCTTGATCTTCAggtctttaatatttattattgttcAATATTTGTTACCTTCACACAGAATGCCAGATTGACCATCAGATATCTTGTAATCTTATACCAAGTTCCTGAACTACACATCACCATGAAACAGTAgatttaaattaagaaaatGTATTTAGATGATTACCAAGTCTTGGATAGCCAGTCCATTAATACACCATTGTCATACAGCAGACCCAGAACTCCTAGCCCGGGCCACCTTACGGCGATTTAGGAAGCTTGTACTAACAAGAGCCCGGGTTCCAGAGCTCTGCGGGAGCCAAATCCCCGTAAATGGATAATAGTAGATACCGAATGTCACAAGGAAAGACGCCCCGGCAAAAAGAAGATACCATCGCCAGTCCGGATTGTTTTCGAGTGCGTTGACATTCATGCCGAATAGGGACTAAACTGTATCAGCGTTGTTAAGAAGCCAGACCGACAGAGGAAGTACCGCAGAGAACATCAGGGGCAAGTAAACGAACTATTTGATATCAGTATAAACCAATAAACCACGGGGGAGGGGGACTGGGTGGGAATTGTACTGTGACGAGAGTGATCCTTCGAATGGTGGCGGCTTCGTTGATTGAGGCACGAGCGAATTGCTATAGACTGTTAGGCATTGTAGTAGTAACAGTGTCAGCCCAGATTCACCAATTGCAGAATACCTGTTACCACTTGCTCGAATTGATCTAACTTGTTTATGGTAGTTTCCTGTAAGCGTTCAATACTATCACCCAGGTGAATATGATCAAAGTAATCTCGGCGGGATGCGGGGAATTGCCGTCTGACATCCTCGATGTGGAGGGATAAGGCTGCGCGAAGCTTTGCAAGGTAGACATAATCTTTCTCAAGCTCGTTGAATAAAGACGATCTCGATGAGTTGGGGGATTGGCTATTCAGCCTCTGTAGGCAGTTAGCATGATCTATCTCTTCCTTTATAGAACAGGAGACATACATTGGATATCATCCTTTGATCAACGTCACCACATACTCTTTGCCACTGAGAGGATAGCTCTTTCAGGAATTCGTCTAAGAACTCTATCAAATTACGTGGAAGCCAAACTTTAGGCAGCGTGCTGCTGTAAAGTACCCTGCCCGGCTCTCCATTTTCAGTGGCTTCCATGGTCCATTCGATACCCAACAGAAGTTTCCTATCCTCCCTATCTCTGCTAGGAAATTCAAGCGAAATGTGGTAACTTCGCCACTGTCGACCGCAGCATTCGTACTGTTCAGGTGGATACTCTGCTGGATTTCTCCAGGTGTCCCGGTCCCTGTGCACCCTGTTTCCATCAGCCTATAGTCGTATTCGCAGCATGGAGTATAGATCAACAACACACAGTATACTAATCTCCGAATTAATTCGGTCATTGTTTGGACAGCATGGGGAGGGCGTCACGGTTTCCAAATCTTCGAATTTAATCTCGAGCTCCCCATTCCCTCCACGTTTTACTAGCAACCCAGACTCAGTACCTGTCCTAGGCCAGGTACGGCCCCGAGACGCAGCATGCCTGGCACCCAGCTCAAACCAGTCATCCTTCGAAATGGTGAGACATTTCAGGCCCGCGCAATATGGGATAATAAGACACATAAGTTGTAAATTTCCCTGTGCCAGTTCCAGTGCAGACATATGAAGAGGTTGGCCCTTGTCCATTTCCCGATTGACATCGTACCCTAGTTCTAGCAACCTTTTAAGTAGGCCGATAGCGCCATCGTCACGTCGACTATCGCTGATTAACCTTTTAAACGTGGACTTGTCTGCTTCCATTAATGCTTTTGCAGCCTCTGTCTTGTTGCCAACTAAGGCAACGTGCAAAGGAGTCGTGCTGTCTCTATTTGGTGCATCTGCCTCAATTCCGCTTATCTTCAGAATCGTCCTGATGACTTTTTCCTCATTGAGTTGGGCAGCATGTGATAACAAGGTGAGTCCGTCGTTTTTATGATACTGGTTCAGCATCCCCGGGTCCACATGCATATCACCTTCAGGCTCTTGCACACCACCCAACTCATCTGTTTTGAAAAATACGCCTCGGACGTCGTAGTGTGCTTCCTTCCAGATGAGAATTTTGGCTAGTTTCCTTTTCTGTGTCTCCTCCATCTTGCTCTGTAAGAGCCAATACAGAGGCGTTCGTCCGTAGTTGTCATGGTCACGGTCATAATGACCTGTATTGAGGAGGAGCACAATGGCCCAATCGTGCTTGTTGAGAACGGCAATGGACAGTGGTGACCGgccttcatcgtctcgaGAGGTAAATGCCTCTGGGACTAGGCTGGAGGAATTCCTGCACAACCATTCCACCACATATACGGACTCAAGCTGCACTGCGTGGGTCAAAGGTATCGCACCTTCATACCTCCTCGCTACGTCAACTCCGTTTTCAATAAGAAGTCGTATGACTCTGTCCGCCGCGCTGGAAGAATCAGAGTCAAACTTTAGCCATCGACATTTTCCTCCGACCTGGAGAAGCGCTTTGACCATATCATTTCTTGGTATCTGTTTTGTCTGTAATAGGCGTTGCACAGATTTTATTTCGGCGTAGTCCGCTGCCCAGGAAAGAGCCGTCTGGCCATCGCGATCTGTTGCAAGCAGGATATCTGGGTCATACTTCAATATCAAATCCAACACCCATGCCCAGTCACTGTCGTTCAAGCGTTGTACAAGTGGCAACACTATCGGAAATATCTCCTCGGCGTCGGAGCGTCGTGGACTGAGTAGTTCATTTTGGAGAATTTCTTCGGCGACATTACGCGCTTGTCTCTTGCACGCTGCCACAATCCTTGACCCGGGGGCGTTGATTGACTCGGGTATATTGAACTCATCCATTTTATATTTCGACTGATTCTGGAGTAAAATGATAGTAAGAGTTTGAATTAAAGgtagagaaagagaaaagagagaagatagaagaGGATTAATGGCGGACTTTCCTAACTTATAACTCGTACGCGCCCAGTCAGAAATAAGCAAGCATGCAAGAGCCCTCCTAGGTGATCTTGCGAATTGGGGGGATGCAACAACGGGGATTCTTGTGGATGGAAGCCAGTCCCAAGACGCCTCTAAACGCTGGCTGTGGTAGCCACGTCACACTGCATAACAGTGTCCAGAATAGGCAGAATGCATACAAGGCTGAGCTTTTGGCTGAGCATTTTGATAGTAACCTGGAGATAGAGAATCATGAGCCTCTTAGATCATTGCAGCACCATGATGATTTCTTAGGAATATCTACAATTCCGTAATATGTAGTCTTCGTATAAGCGAGATGATTGTGGCGGAAAATACTAACATATAGCAGTAAATTACCGGAAACAAACAAGTGAATATAATGaatatagttaatttctTTAAGTTGGAACTATACGCAATGTCTAGTACCAGCAATTCTTATGGGCATGTATGTATTCCCTAAGCTCGAACAAAACAgacaaaaagaaatagaaagacaAAGGAAACGGCAAAGAAGGAGAACAAGAACCGGGGAACTCATGCATCAGCCACAGAAATGGCACTGGAAAATGTCCTAGAAGAATCCGCAGACTTGATCTCTGCCAGCTCATCCAACAACTCCAAGACACGATTGATAGCCCTAGCCCCGACTGTCACCGGGAGGATTCCCTCCTTCGCACATCTAACCAAGAGCTTACAAGCAAACGCCCTGGGCTCCTTCGCTTCAATGATTTTATAAACACACACGAATGTCTCAGACGCATCAGCCCTCATgaacccaacccacagctTCTCTGTCATCTTGTTGCACTTCTGGTGATGGTCTTCCCCATCCAGCACAAACGcaggccgctgctgctttctatagacattcttctcccccgtCTCACCAACATCGACACCTACAGTATAGAAGCTCCTGCAAagctcctctcctcctctttcatGGAGGATCACCTCACAATCGCAGTCATTATCGTGGTAAGGTGTCTTCGGCACACCAAGATAGACATCGAAGTCTCCGTGTGCAGGCTTGGACATGGCCTCCTTGGCCTGTTCGATCTTCCTCGCTTTATTGAGCTGGTTGCCTATCTCTCGGATCATATCGTGGTAAAACTGCGTCATGTCTTCATCTTGATCTTCCCTTGCGGAGCTATATTCCTCGTCTGAGCTGACATCGAGGGTTTCGGCGAGGGCTTCGCCCAGTGTCCGGAGTTGTTCGTGATAGTGCAGTGTGCTGTTCATATAAGGCATGATGGAGGTTCTAAGGTTGACTAGGGCAGTATTTCTTAGCTAGAGAATGGATAGGGAAGACAGTGGCTGGGAAAGACGGTGTCgataaaaaaggaaatgtAGCCTGTTTTATAGCCGATCTTGCAGCTGTCGGGATAGTAATGATTATATTCCTCTGTCAAAGAGAAGAATCCATCTGATTATTACCATTCACTGGTCTTGTTGGTTACCCTGGATGTCGCATTAGATTGATCAAAGTCTCCATTTGTGGCCAATGCTCTATCAATGCAGACAATACGGTGTCCGTCGAAATAGACAAAGAAGTGCAGAGGTCATTGTTCTTTATAAGCGGAAACCAGATAGAAGTTGCACTAGTTATAATCATGCCTAATTAAACTTCGTTTATAGGAAGAGGCTATAAATCAACACTGCCCTATACTTCTACGCTAATAAAACGAAGCATCAAcgatattatttaaattaaacTCATAAGCCTAATTCCACATATCCTCATAATAATCCGCCTTCTCACTAGGTGAAAGATACCGCCCAGGCGGGAGCATATAAAGCTGCCCATCATCCTTCACCCCAAAGGCACGAAGCGTACTCTGCACATCATCCCAGGCCAGTATCCTACGACGACAACAGTAGAGAAGAACACGAACAGCAAATCCCTTGCCCGGACCCAACTCCCCACCCTCCCCAAGATTCTTGTCCATCGCCCCCCGTTTCTCAGCATCCCGGATCGCTGCATCGAGCTTTATCCGATCGCCGGCCTTGATAACCCCTactttcgtcttcttcgtcagtTTATCGCAGAGTAGAAAACCCGGCTGTGAGTTCCGCACGGTCTCCCACTCCCCCTGGCCGTTTATGCCCTTGTACGTCCACTCGCAGCTTTTGCTCTTTTGGCCGTGTAGGATTATTGCGAAGTCGCCTTCACCTGTGAGTGTTGGTTCTCGTCGTCTGCCGATGTATAAGGTGTAATCTTGGTCTTCCGGTGGACTGCCTGGTTGTGAGCTGCGTCGACTTCCGACGAGGCTGTGGATACGCTCGGTGAGGCTTTGGCGGCGCCCTGACATGATCGAGTTTCTGTAGGGGGAGTGATGCAAGGATACTGCAGAGTAGGGTTTACGTGAGGGCGAACAAACACAGGAGTATGGGTTATGTTTGTGGTTTTTATAGTTTCTTCTTGACTATGTTTATTGTTGCCTCTATGCTTTCACATCGACTAAAGGTAAAGTGAACAAGTCTTTCAGATCTCAAAGTATTTACCCTGGGAGCTCAGAAAGCGCCACATCAGCAGAATAGCTATGTAGAGCAATGACTGTTTACACTTCAAAGAATATCAGGGTTGATAAAGACTATTATGATTATACCAATGAAAGAACCAATCAAGCATCGCTTATTGTCTTAATATCTTGAAATAATTCTATAACAGGTTTGTGCTTAATTCACAAGCAGTGGATAATCTACCTAATCATCCCTGGCATGCTTCTCGGACATCTCCAAGCCGAACGAGCACTGGGCATATGCAGACCGTGCGTTGTGGATCTCCACATGTTCGTTCGAACTCTATGCACAGTCCCTGAGACCACGCGAGTCTCAAGGCGCATAAGTATAACAGCTGGCAGGTTTATCATGCCTTGTACAGTGTAGACTGTAGCGAAGTCCTGTACAGACTCATCCTGCCACAACAGAGTCCAAACTATATCGTCTACCGTGGTGAAGACAAGACCAAGTCGAGTGGGGACCGTTCAGCATGCAAGAACTAGAGCAGTTGGGAAGTGGACCGTGCGTTGTTAATGTTGTTGAAAACTTAATGTCGGTGAGGTGAAGTCGAGCTGTCACTAAGACAATTCTACTTTTTAAACTCTGGAATCTAGCCAAAACACATAATCATGTTATAAACTGGCTTTTATAGTTACAGAATACCCGTGCTCGATCCATGGAAAGCAAGTAACGGGGTGGGGGAGACAGAGGGCTAGGGGAGCTAGGGCCAACTAGGGCATCGTCGGTGTTTAGTGGGAGGGGTCACCGAAAGTGCGGTGTAACTTTCACGCCCAACGCGCCGCCAGCGCACTTTTCTCCTCAATTGGACTCCTCGAAGTCATTTCATACAGTTTCTGATTTCTGCTTCGGTGTCTTCTAACCAGACAAGTATACAAGTCTCGTCGCAATGTTACTAAGGGATGAGCTGAGCGAGGCGATAGAGTCACCGCCATTTTGGGTTGAATCGGACGAGGAATCGAGTGAGGACTCAGAGGATACCAATTCCGAGtcagaagatggaagatACAGCCTGGGAGGCCAGATCAAGGAGATTATCCAAGCGCTGAACGACATCCGGTCCCAATTGGCTGAGCAGAATAAGTACCTGGATGTGCTCACGGAGAAATACATAGCCAGGCCGGCGCAGATCACTTTCACGGAGGACGAATGGGAGACTGAgactgatgaggaggatcaGATCCAGTGGGAGGATAGTGTAGAGCCTGTCGAGCACGAGGTGCAGGCTCTTCCAGACGAGGTATGTCTGCTTATCCAAGGGCGAGCCTACCCTGACAGTCTAGCAGGTCAATGTCGCTTCCGCGCGAGAATGGACGAAGGAAGCCAGACTGGCCGAGGCCAGCAGTGCCCAGCATCGCTATATCCTGGGCTTCACAGTCGCTACTGTATTCTATCTCCCAATGGGTCTCATCACAGTAAGTTTGGCTCGGCAACCTGCGAGTTCTCGAAAACAACTAACGCCAGGCAGTCCTTCTTCGGCATGCATCTATTCAAATCAGATGTCGCCATGGAGACTTCACAAACACCtatcatccccatcttcctcatcttgTCTCTCACGACGTATGTCTTCGCGGCATGTGCACTCTGGCTGGTCCGAGACGGAGACAAGGTCAAGAAGATGATCAACTCTTGGAGCCCGGCAGACATAAACCAAACAAGCCAGAGACCCTCGAATCTGAGACTTCCAAACCTgatgcgaagaaggaaagcaTGGGAGGCGGCTCTCTAACGACCTGCCACCGGCAGCCATAACGACCGTTACGGGATGCATTGCGTTGCATTGAATGGACATGAATACATGATTGATATACCCATGAAGCGAGCATCTTACCGTTCCATTTGTTGTGTACAGTATACAAAGTGTAAAAGTGTATTCTAACTGAAGCCCATCAAACAAGTGGAGGCAAAATCTTACACGTACTCATAATCGCACTCAACTTATCCATATAATCCAACTCCCCCTCCGCAAGATCATCCTGCACCCAGACCTTCTGCATGAATGCGCGAGTAAGGAACATCCAGCGCGACGAAGCAGCCTTATCAGTCCGGTCAACAAGGTCAAGGACCATGCGCCGATCCTCGTCGGTCCTTGCCTCGCACCCGAGGATAAACAACGGGAATTGACGCTCGCATAATCCCATAGACGCAAACATGGTGAATGCGCGCGATATCCGTTGTTGCGTTTTGGATTCTGGTTCGAGCAGATTCCCTGTTGCGCGGTTGAGGTAGACGATCATGGCTAGGTggaagagctcgaggatGGGATCTGATGTCACggagatagagagagagccAAGTCTCCAGCTAATGTCATTCATGAAACTGCGATAGTATTTCTGGTCGATGGTGGTGGAATGCTGCTTCGCAGCCAGCATATCGCAAGCCTCCGTGAGGATGATCTGGAGGGTATTCGCAGTAGACGAAGTAGCCGGCAAGATAGCCGGCAAGATGGGGGTATCCTCACACTCATCGAATCTGCACTCTTCTTCAGGCGTCGTATTACTCGATGGAGGGTCCTGGCCTTTTGGCAGAGGATACCAGTGCAGCGAACTAAGACGCGACAGCGCATCGTGGTAATGCACCCAGTCCAATAAGATGTTGAAGTCGCTGTCGTGTTTGTATTGAGACAGAGACGACGCCCGTATGATACTCTTAGCACCAGTGATGTACCATCTCCACTGTCCTGATGTACATGATGCTCTGTGTATTTCAAATGAACACAGCAGCATCCCGGCGGCGACGTGCTGCATTGCTTCGATGTCGCTGATGGGCCCGCTCGATGCAGCGGCTAGGGCTTCAATTGCTGCGATTTTAATTTCAACGGCCTTCCTGTGCACGCCATAGC
Above is a window of Aspergillus puulaauensis MK2 DNA, chromosome 2, nearly complete sequence DNA encoding:
- a CDS encoding uncharacterized protein (COG:Q;~EggNog:ENOG410PW83;~InterPro:IPR020946,IPR036188,IPR000960;~PFAM:PF07992;~go_function: GO:0004499 - N,N-dimethylaniline monooxygenase activity [Evidence IEA];~go_function: GO:0050660 - flavin adenine dinucleotide binding [Evidence IEA];~go_function: GO:0050661 - NADP binding [Evidence IEA];~go_process: GO:0055114 - oxidation-reduction process [Evidence IEA]), giving the protein MAPRYDSIAVIGTGPSGISTVKALVDENTFSRIRVFERRDRVGGLWHYDPIPDVFPTPGAADIRNEIPDSLPTFTAPVPEDKTARTGIHDALDSNVGEHAMSFTHTPFPLVNSAVSTRQLGRENPSRPFRVITGYLEDLARPYLDLISFSTAVERVEKVGRKWRVTLRQKGHHQRNQPVEYWWQEEFDAVVVASGHYNVPLIPEIEGLDAAFKARPASFEHSKSFRSANDYVDKKVVVVGGNISSADLVADLHAIVKGALYVSQRKENELLHNVFSLPGVEKRPGVTRVDAVAGGVKVTFSDGSSVQDIDKLIFATGYRLVYPFLVPDPVTPSNRVAGLYQHIFKIGDPSLALVGQVRGALSFRVYEYQAVAVARYFANTNAKPLPSPREQDEWEVERLKYKGPTALFHEIKPDFKEYFEYLREFSGSPAQGTKGYALPVFEDSLPELGFAILQLKDKYWQKIKAGGAVQAKL
- a CDS encoding TauD/TfdA dioxygenase family protein (COG:I;~EggNog:ENOG410PU9B;~InterPro:IPR042098,IPR003819;~PFAM:PF02668;~go_function: GO:0016491 - oxidoreductase activity [Evidence IEA];~go_process: GO:0055114 - oxidation-reduction process [Evidence IEA]) — protein: MAPSVEVATPAPAPVDTKVETQKAATGSGYIREPLKYSGSLDEYKSIDVTPVIGREFPDVQLVDILNDDQKIRDLAITVSRRGVVFFRNQSINSDDQKILGQKLGELTGKPATSKLHRHAVNNAGRKLTVNEHGKLDDEISVISSETNRKYYGDRFVNNSRHLASEGWHADITFERVPSDYAILKIIHNPEDQTGGDTLWASGYEVYDRLSPAIQALADTLKATHHQPSFNNIAKEHGIELIDGDRGAPENTGFDFKASHPLVRTNPVTGWKSLFGAAGQVDNGWIEDVTKRESQILKKYFRQLISENHDLQVRFKWGTNDLAIWDNRSVFHTATNDYDGKRQGNRVVSLGEIPYYDPASKSRREALAAEA
- a CDS encoding uncharacterized protein (COG:M;~EggNog:ENOG410Q1PV;~InterPro:IPR002110,IPR002523,IPR020683,IPR036770;~PFAM:PF01544;~TransMembrane:2 (o703-723i735-753o);~go_component: GO:0016020 - membrane [Evidence IEA];~go_function: GO:0005515 - protein binding [Evidence IEA];~go_function: GO:0046873 - metal ion transmembrane transporter activity [Evidence IEA];~go_process: GO:0030001 - metal ion transport [Evidence IEA];~go_process: GO:0055085 - transmembrane transport [Evidence IEA]), coding for MDEFNIPESINAPGSRIVAACKRQARNVAEEILQNELLSPRRSDAEEIFPIVLPLVQRLNDSDWAWVLDLILKYDPDILLATDRDGQTALSWAADYAEIKSVQRLLQTKQIPRNDMVKALLQVGGKCRWLKFDSDSSSAADRVIRLLIENGVDVARRYEGAIPLTHAVQLESVYVVEWLCRNSSSLVPEAFTSRDDEGRSPLSIAVLNKHDWAIVLLLNTGHYDRDHDNYGRTPLYWLLQSKMEETQKRKLAKILIWKEAHYDVRGVFFKTDELGGVQEPEGDMHVDPGMLNQYHKNDGLTLLSHAAQLNEEKVIRTILKISGIEADAPNRDSTTPLHVALVGNKTEAAKALMEADKSTFKRLISDSRRDDGAIGLLKRLLELGYDVNREMDKGQPLHMSALELAQGNLQLMCLIIPYCAGLKCLTISKDDWFELGARHAASRGRTWPRTGTESGLLVKRGGNGELEIKFEDLETVTPSPCCPNNDRINSEISILVHRDRDTWRNPAEYPPEQYECCGRQWRSYHISLEFPSRDREDRKLLLGIEWTMEATENGEPGRVLYSSTLPKVWLPRNLIEFLDEFLKELSSQWQRVCGDVDQRMISNRLNSQSPNSSRSSLFNELEKDYVYLAKLRAALSLHIEDVRRQFPASRRDYFDHIHLGDSIERLQETTINKLDQFEQVVTGILQLQFARASINEAATIRRITLVTFVYLPLMFSASLFGMNVNALENNPDWRWYLLFAGASFLVTFGIYYYPFTGIWLPQSSGTRALVSTSFLNRRKVARARSSGSAV
- a CDS encoding uncharacterized protein (TransMembrane:2 (i142-168o180-203i)) encodes the protein MLLRDELSEAIESPPFWVESDEESSEDSEDTNSESEDGRYSLGGQIKEIIQALNDIRSQLAEQNKYLDVLTEKYIARPAQITFTEDEWETETDEEDQIQWEDSVEPVEHEVQALPDEVNVASAREWTKEARLAEASSAQHRYILGFTVATVFYLPMGLITSFFGMHLFKSDVAMETSQTPIIPIFLILSLTTYVFAACALWLVRDGDKVKKMINSWSPADINQTSQRPSNLRLPNLMRRRKAWEAAL
- a CDS encoding uncharacterized protein (COG:S;~EggNog:ENOG410PP6R;~InterPro:IPR021858;~PFAM:PF11951), with translation MAYHVNASSWDIEMHQYLLMSSKKHARLALRVPMPFDGATYSDGDNQLLQYFQCTASQALTILGHDPVALGETLMRLALSTTSHSATAVRQGILGLSSLHRYGVHRKAVEIKIAAIEALAAASSGPISDIEAMQHVAAGMLLCSFEIHRASCTSGQWRWYITGAKSIIRASSLSQYKHDSDFNILLDWVHYHDALSRLSSLHWYPLPKGQDPPSSNTTPEEECRFDECEDTPILPAILPATSSTANTLQIILTEACDMLAAKQHSTTIDQKYYRSFMNDISWRLGSLSISVTSDPILELFHLAMIVYLNRATGNLLEPESKTQQRISRAFTMFASMGLCERQFPLFILGCEARTDEDRRMVLDLVDRTDKAASSRWMFLTRAFMQKVWVQDDLAEGELDYMDKLSAIMSTCKILPPLV